In one Candidatus Peribacter riflensis genomic region, the following are encoded:
- a CDS encoding degt/dnrj/eryc1/strs aminotransferase, whose protein sequence is MSFLHPIHHTFAPHVNAAAVLRALGLLLQPWRWRNGPEREQLRAEIARRYGGDTVLFASGREALAALLKSLKGAPRGEVIVQAYTCVVVPNAIQAAGCVPVYADIERETLNLDLADTERRITPATQAIICQHTFGIPADTHRLRSLCDRYGIVLIEDCAHIMPDEHGPSSIGKDGDFLLFSFGRDKAISGITGGALVSRRPDVSVRLRAEEGAAAPLSLFKIKRLLFYPLVYAVARPLYGCGLGKVLLKLARTIGALVPILTASEKRGTMSSTFHALPNACASLALAELQRLREINDHRRTLTALYLSELLKSHIPHSSIPKSIHPALPLQKFPLFVHGAEAIRRTLKKRNIHLNDGWTGCVVCPAGTALDEVSYKKGLDPEAEKACEQILSLPTHPTMTEKDAKRLIDTMGSLL, encoded by the coding sequence ATGTCCTTCCTCCATCCCATCCATCACACCTTCGCGCCGCACGTGAACGCGGCCGCCGTGCTCCGGGCACTGGGCCTGCTCCTGCAACCGTGGCGGTGGCGCAACGGACCGGAAAGGGAACAACTGCGCGCAGAGATCGCCCGGCGCTACGGGGGAGACACCGTCCTCTTCGCCTCGGGCCGTGAGGCGCTGGCCGCCCTCTTGAAATCCCTCAAAGGTGCCCCGCGCGGGGAGGTGATCGTACAGGCCTACACCTGCGTCGTCGTGCCCAATGCTATTCAGGCGGCGGGATGCGTGCCGGTCTACGCCGACATTGAGCGAGAGACCCTCAATCTCGACCTGGCGGATACTGAGCGCCGCATCACTCCCGCGACGCAGGCGATCATCTGCCAGCACACATTCGGCATCCCCGCCGATACACACCGGCTTCGCTCCCTCTGTGACCGCTACGGAATCGTGCTCATCGAGGATTGCGCACACATCATGCCCGATGAGCACGGACCCTCCAGTATCGGAAAAGACGGGGACTTTCTGCTCTTCAGCTTCGGGCGCGACAAGGCAATCTCGGGCATCACCGGAGGGGCCTTGGTTTCGCGCCGCCCCGATGTCTCGGTGCGACTCCGCGCCGAGGAGGGCGCAGCCGCTCCGCTCTCCCTCTTCAAGATCAAGCGCCTCCTCTTCTATCCGCTCGTGTACGCAGTGGCGCGCCCGCTCTACGGATGCGGCCTTGGCAAAGTCCTGCTCAAGCTCGCCCGCACCATAGGCGCCCTCGTCCCCATCCTCACGGCATCGGAGAAGCGCGGGACGATGTCCTCCACATTCCACGCCCTCCCCAACGCCTGCGCATCGCTCGCACTCGCCGAACTGCAGCGACTGCGTGAGATCAATGATCACCGCAGAACACTCACTGCCCTCTACCTCTCAGAGCTCCTCAAATCGCACATCCCACATTCTTCAATTCCCAAATCCATCCATCCCGCTCTCCCACTGCAGAAATTTCCGCTGTTCGTGCACGGAGCGGAGGCGATCCGCCGCACCTTGAAGAAGCGGAACATCCACCTGAATGATGGATGGACCGGCTGCGTCGTGTGCCCCGCAGGAACGGCCCTGGACGAAGTGAGTTACAAAAAAGGCCTCGATCCGGAAGCGGAAAAAGCCTGCGAACAGATCCTCTCGCTGCCCACGCACCCGACGATGACGGAAAAGGATGCCAAAAGACTGATCGACACGATGGGATCTCTTCTGTGA
- a CDS encoding 3-oxoacyl-ACP reductase, whose protein sequence is MTIDLQGKNVLVTGASRGIGAAIARQVGAAGARVAVHYSGSEDAAHRTVQEAGNGSKAFQADLRDPVACQHLFAEVVQQFGHIDALVNNAGICPLAPLQDEQWTEKCDEVFAVNLRAVAILCREAVVHFRKCGGGRIVNIASRAAFRGDTEDYLCYAASKGGVVSLSKSIARDFGKDDIKCFIIAPGWVKTDMAKEALEQYGEAALLEGVALNRLTEPTDISPMVTFLLSGLADHATGATIDINAASYVH, encoded by the coding sequence ATGACCATTGATCTTCAGGGAAAGAATGTGCTCGTGACCGGGGCATCGCGCGGCATAGGAGCGGCAATCGCGCGGCAGGTCGGGGCGGCAGGGGCGCGTGTAGCCGTTCACTATTCGGGAAGCGAGGACGCGGCGCATCGCACGGTGCAGGAGGCAGGGAACGGTTCGAAGGCCTTTCAGGCGGATTTGCGGGATCCGGTTGCCTGTCAGCATCTTTTTGCAGAAGTCGTTCAGCAGTTCGGGCATATAGATGCCTTGGTGAACAATGCGGGTATTTGTCCTCTGGCGCCGCTTCAGGATGAGCAGTGGACTGAGAAATGCGATGAAGTTTTCGCGGTGAATCTGCGTGCCGTCGCGATCCTCTGTCGGGAGGCCGTCGTCCATTTCCGCAAGTGCGGGGGAGGGCGGATCGTCAACATCGCATCGCGCGCGGCGTTTCGCGGTGATACGGAGGACTATCTTTGCTATGCGGCATCGAAGGGAGGCGTTGTCTCTCTGAGCAAATCCATCGCACGAGATTTTGGAAAGGACGATATCAAGTGTTTCATCATCGCTCCCGGCTGGGTGAAAACCGATATGGCGAAAGAGGCGCTGGAGCAGTACGGCGAAGCGGCTCTGCTGGAAGGCGTCGCCTTGAACAGGCTTACAGAGCCCACGGATATTAGCCCGATGGTCACCTTTTTGCTCAGTGGTCTGGCAGATCATGCCACGGGAGCAACGATCGACATCAATGCGGCGAGTTACGTGCATTAA
- a CDS encoding xylanase/chitin deacetylase, translated as MSRYYQPPRRSMAAVTTRSLVAFLLVASFGILFAGCGGKPPADEEEFAFTAEDLARFRDLARQADMGESGSTVLDLASGATVELTAGQHLPTEPPVLDLSLVKTYDAVRAGPGLTTKESYQVTNEFLNVRAAPNVTSAQVARLVRGEAVTVLEFVDAAWAKVRLADNREGFVSQRYVAKLVSEDQLKKEKEAFQGQYFVNFGFVNVRKAADSESEKLGELPGQSFVKPLSHDENWARISFQGKEGYVAMQYLSPFLPNFLVRQNAFTLPILHYRLAQAGGLAALQRHLPKLKAEGVSFLTMAQFADLLLRQQEKDVRLPPKAVVIAVSDITAQNVREASDALIAAGVKATLFIPTKELGLSGITEKTLLTLQANGFDLESAGHTGDDLRSLTNAQVELELKQSRKLLEEYTHGQVRVVGYPEGGVNDRVAQYAAQAGYLLGVGVAPDRTFQREQLLRLPSFLVSPTATDQEVLTMVKGSGT; from the coding sequence ATGTCCCGGTATTATCAGCCTCCCCGACGCTCGATGGCTGCCGTCACCACCCGTTCCCTTGTGGCCTTTCTGCTCGTTGCCTCCTTCGGCATCCTCTTCGCGGGGTGTGGAGGGAAGCCGCCTGCCGATGAGGAGGAGTTTGCCTTCACGGCCGAGGATCTGGCGCGGTTCCGCGATCTCGCCCGCCAGGCGGATATGGGGGAATCGGGGTCGACCGTTCTCGATCTTGCCTCGGGTGCCACGGTTGAACTCACGGCGGGGCAGCATCTCCCCACAGAGCCGCCGGTGCTCGATCTTTCCCTCGTCAAGACGTACGACGCGGTGCGTGCCGGTCCCGGACTGACGACCAAGGAGTCTTACCAGGTGACCAACGAGTTTTTGAATGTGCGTGCCGCTCCGAATGTCACCTCCGCACAGGTGGCCCGCCTCGTGCGCGGCGAAGCGGTGACGGTGCTCGAATTCGTCGATGCAGCGTGGGCCAAGGTGCGTCTGGCCGACAACCGTGAGGGATTCGTCTCGCAGCGGTACGTCGCCAAGCTCGTGTCTGAGGATCAGCTGAAGAAGGAGAAGGAGGCGTTTCAGGGCCAGTATTTCGTGAACTTCGGCTTCGTGAACGTCCGCAAGGCCGCGGATTCCGAGAGCGAGAAACTGGGGGAGCTGCCCGGACAGTCTTTCGTGAAACCTCTCAGCCACGACGAGAACTGGGCCCGCATCTCCTTCCAAGGCAAAGAGGGCTACGTGGCGATGCAGTACCTGTCGCCGTTCCTCCCGAATTTCCTCGTCCGCCAGAATGCGTTCACACTCCCGATCCTGCACTACCGTCTGGCACAGGCGGGGGGGCTGGCCGCACTGCAGCGGCACCTGCCGAAGCTGAAAGCGGAGGGGGTGTCGTTCCTGACGATGGCACAGTTCGCCGATTTACTCCTGCGGCAGCAGGAGAAGGATGTGCGCCTGCCGCCCAAGGCCGTGGTGATTGCGGTATCGGATATCACTGCGCAGAACGTGCGCGAGGCCTCGGATGCGCTCATTGCCGCAGGCGTGAAGGCCACCCTTTTCATCCCGACCAAGGAGCTCGGTTTATCCGGCATCACCGAAAAGACACTCCTGACCCTGCAGGCCAACGGGTTTGATCTGGAATCGGCCGGCCACACCGGCGATGACCTGCGCTCACTCACCAACGCCCAGGTGGAGCTGGAGCTCAAGCAGAGTCGCAAGCTTCTGGAGGAGTACACGCACGGACAGGTGCGCGTGGTCGGCTATCCGGAAGGCGGCGTGAACGATCGGGTTGCCCAATATGCCGCGCAGGCCGGGTACCTGCTGGGGGTGGGTGTGGCGCCGGACCGCACGTTCCAGCGCGAACAGCTGCTCAGACTCCCGAGCTTCTTAGTCTCGCCCACTGCCACGGATCAGGAAGTGCTGACTATGGTGAAAGGAAGCGGAACATGA
- a CDS encoding arginyl-tRNA synthetase, giving the protein MFEELAEKARIALCDKYSLKDLTVEWRRPQERSHGDAATTIALQLAKKLQKKPQEVAQVLCDALKASPDTERAEVAGAGYVNVHLKPMALLRELTKTEASCAPQKTRAGEGPVIIDYSQPNIAKPLGVHHILSTVVGQCLCNLHRHLGYNIVGWNYIGDWGTQFGKLAVAWQKWGKGKPVQEHSLDELLELYVRFHAEAEKDEALENEARAVFLRLEQGDKELRAFWAGVVRVTKASLAAIYDRLHVHFDTDIGESFYEDKMQPILEEGRKKKVFVTGEDGALIVEFPEETTLPPFLVQKGDGATLYATRDLAQIRYRIDTYHPQAILYVVDVAQQLYFQQLFATVTRLDWDLPQLEHVLFGRMRFAEKAMSTRKGTVLKLEHVLDEAVVCAKEAIAEHRDSIQTDDEASLAEMMGTGALKYGILSQNRKMDLVFDWKKALSFEGNSAPYLQYTHARAQSVLRQADRAALPRDVAALTDRERALTGVLIEFPDVLQEACTQRMPHTLANYLYHLCQEFNSFYNSEPILKAEAGQKALRLALTALSAQVLKAGAELLTLRVPDRM; this is encoded by the coding sequence ATGTTCGAGGAGTTAGCAGAAAAGGCCAGAATTGCGCTTTGCGACAAGTATTCCCTCAAGGATCTCACCGTTGAGTGGAGGCGGCCGCAAGAGCGATCTCATGGTGATGCTGCCACGACGATTGCGCTGCAGCTTGCGAAGAAGCTCCAGAAGAAGCCGCAGGAGGTGGCGCAGGTTCTCTGCGATGCCCTGAAGGCGAGTCCGGACACCGAGAGAGCCGAAGTGGCGGGGGCGGGATACGTCAATGTGCATCTGAAACCCATGGCGCTCCTCCGCGAGCTTACGAAGACCGAGGCGTCTTGTGCGCCACAGAAGACCCGGGCGGGGGAGGGGCCGGTGATCATCGACTACTCACAGCCGAACATCGCCAAGCCTCTCGGAGTGCATCACATTCTCTCGACGGTGGTCGGCCAGTGCCTCTGTAACCTCCACCGGCATTTGGGGTACAACATCGTTGGCTGGAATTACATCGGCGACTGGGGCACGCAGTTCGGAAAGCTGGCCGTTGCCTGGCAGAAGTGGGGCAAGGGCAAGCCCGTGCAAGAGCACTCTCTCGATGAGCTTCTGGAGCTCTACGTGCGCTTTCATGCAGAAGCGGAAAAGGATGAGGCGTTGGAGAATGAAGCGCGTGCGGTGTTCCTCAGGCTGGAGCAGGGGGATAAAGAATTGCGCGCCTTCTGGGCGGGCGTGGTGCGCGTGACCAAGGCCTCGCTCGCGGCGATCTACGACCGGCTCCACGTACATTTCGACACCGATATCGGCGAGAGTTTCTACGAGGACAAAATGCAGCCGATTTTGGAGGAGGGGAGGAAAAAAAAAGTCTTCGTCACGGGCGAGGATGGCGCACTGATCGTGGAATTTCCTGAAGAGACCACGTTGCCACCCTTCCTCGTGCAGAAAGGTGATGGCGCCACGCTCTACGCCACGCGCGACCTGGCACAGATCCGCTACCGCATCGATACCTACCATCCCCAGGCGATCCTGTACGTGGTCGACGTGGCGCAGCAGCTCTACTTTCAGCAGCTCTTCGCGACGGTCACGCGCCTCGACTGGGATCTGCCGCAGCTGGAGCATGTGCTGTTCGGCCGCATGCGGTTCGCCGAAAAGGCCATGAGTACGCGCAAAGGCACCGTGCTCAAACTGGAACACGTGCTGGATGAGGCGGTCGTGTGCGCGAAAGAGGCTATCGCCGAGCACCGCGATTCCATTCAGACCGATGACGAAGCGTCACTCGCCGAGATGATGGGCACGGGTGCGCTCAAGTACGGGATTCTGAGCCAGAACCGTAAGATGGATCTGGTCTTCGACTGGAAGAAAGCGCTCTCGTTCGAGGGCAACAGCGCGCCGTACCTGCAGTACACGCACGCACGTGCGCAGTCGGTGCTGCGGCAGGCCGACAGGGCCGCACTCCCGCGCGATGTGGCTGCTCTGACGGACCGTGAGCGCGCGCTCACGGGCGTATTGATCGAATTTCCGGATGTGCTGCAGGAGGCCTGTACCCAGCGCATGCCGCACACGCTTGCAAACTACCTGTACCACCTCTGTCAGGAGTTCAACTCCTTCTACAACAGCGAGCCGATCCTCAAGGCCGAGGCCGGCCAGAAGGCGCTTCGGCTTGCGCTGACAGCTCTGTCAGCCCAGGTCCTGAAAGCAGGCGCAGAGCTCCTCACCCTGCGCGTGCCCGACCGCATGTAA
- a CDS encoding Type IV secretory pathway VirB4 components-like protein, which produces MSAPLAATQPANVNLLLVAIDELLGIQKIAEDAMLSASESEREFTADERAALRRYEEGLQKTLDIIAPAGMEIKRDELVLNDLHSRTLFVYNWPNYAFPNWLSETVNFDAQFEIAHYIYPTTNKAIMKMLRKKVAEMRSSIRMLEQRGIVRDPALEAALQDAEELRDLLARGREKLFQFGMYITIYSEDIVKLKKLQTDLESILGGKLMLTKPAMFQMEHGWISTLPLCLDELDINRNMNTSPIATSFPFSSPDLTSDHGILYGINRHNDSLVIFDRFDLPNANATVFATSGAGKSFTVKLEILRSLMFGTDVFVIDPENEYVELSKTVGGTFIPLSLQSSNRINPFDLPKAVRGEEALTGETLRSAAITLHGLFKLMLGTLTPAEDGVLDKAILDTYALKGITLTTPDPAAITPPTLGDLVDVLKTTEGGEHMAQTLKKYTEGSFAGLFDQPTNVELNNTMIVFQIRDLEEQLRPIAMYVVLNFLWNRIRADFKKRFLVIDEAWNLMQHEDSARFLYGLIKRARKYWLGVTTITQDIEDFVNSPYGKPIITNASLQILLKQSATAVDNLQKLFYLTDGEKYLLLNSDVGQGLFFAGNKHVAIQVVASPKEQSIITTKPEEVAAMLTYRREEKDRQKKPLIPETIQPVMPTTEGTIDISQSAPAAETPQTEAKAPAEEQPAGTPTAPTSEPVMPPAEEKKPEPPPAQPPSSAPQA; this is translated from the coding sequence ATGTCTGCGCCTCTGGCCGCCACGCAACCGGCAAACGTCAATCTGCTCCTCGTCGCCATCGATGAACTTCTGGGCATCCAGAAGATCGCCGAGGACGCGATGCTCTCGGCAAGTGAGAGTGAGCGGGAATTCACCGCAGATGAGCGTGCGGCGCTCCGGCGCTACGAGGAAGGTCTGCAGAAAACACTCGATATCATCGCGCCGGCAGGGATGGAGATTAAGCGCGACGAACTGGTCCTGAATGACCTCCATTCCCGCACCCTCTTCGTCTACAACTGGCCGAACTACGCTTTCCCCAACTGGCTCTCTGAGACCGTGAACTTCGACGCCCAGTTCGAGATCGCCCACTACATCTACCCGACGACGAACAAGGCCATCATGAAGATGCTGCGCAAGAAAGTGGCCGAGATGCGCTCTAGTATCCGCATGCTCGAGCAGCGCGGCATCGTGCGCGATCCGGCGCTGGAAGCGGCCCTGCAGGATGCCGAGGAACTGCGCGACCTTCTGGCACGCGGCAGAGAGAAACTGTTCCAGTTCGGCATGTACATCACCATCTACTCGGAGGACATCGTGAAGCTGAAGAAGCTGCAGACGGACCTCGAGTCGATTCTGGGAGGCAAGCTGATGCTCACGAAGCCGGCGATGTTCCAGATGGAACACGGATGGATTTCGACGCTCCCCCTCTGTCTGGATGAGCTCGACATCAACCGCAACATGAACACGTCGCCGATCGCGACGAGCTTTCCCTTCAGTAGCCCCGACCTCACGTCCGATCACGGCATCCTGTACGGCATCAACCGCCACAACGACTCGCTGGTGATCTTCGACCGCTTCGACCTGCCCAATGCCAACGCGACGGTCTTCGCCACCTCCGGCGCCGGAAAATCCTTCACGGTGAAACTCGAGATCCTGCGCTCGCTCATGTTCGGAACAGATGTCTTCGTCATCGACCCGGAGAACGAGTACGTGGAGCTGAGCAAGACCGTGGGCGGGACGTTCATTCCCCTCTCCCTCCAGAGCTCTAACCGCATCAACCCCTTCGATCTGCCCAAAGCGGTGCGCGGCGAAGAGGCGCTGACCGGTGAGACACTCCGCTCCGCAGCCATCACGCTCCACGGACTCTTCAAGCTCATGCTCGGCACGCTCACACCTGCCGAAGACGGTGTGCTGGACAAAGCGATTCTCGACACCTACGCCCTCAAGGGCATCACGCTCACGACGCCCGACCCCGCGGCCATCACGCCGCCGACCCTCGGGGATCTCGTGGACGTGCTCAAGACCACGGAGGGCGGCGAGCACATGGCCCAGACGCTCAAAAAGTACACCGAAGGCAGCTTCGCCGGCCTCTTTGACCAGCCGACGAACGTGGAGCTCAACAACACCATGATCGTCTTCCAGATCCGCGACCTGGAGGAACAGCTCCGGCCCATCGCGATGTACGTCGTCTTGAACTTCCTGTGGAACCGTATCCGCGCCGACTTCAAGAAGCGCTTCCTCGTCATCGACGAGGCCTGGAACCTGATGCAGCACGAAGATTCCGCGCGCTTCCTCTACGGGCTCATCAAGCGCGCCCGCAAGTACTGGCTGGGCGTCACCACGATCACGCAGGATATCGAGGACTTCGTGAACTCCCCGTACGGAAAACCCATCATCACCAATGCCTCGCTCCAGATTCTGCTCAAGCAGTCGGCCACGGCCGTGGATAACCTGCAGAAGCTCTTCTACCTGACGGACGGCGAGAAGTACCTGCTCCTCAATTCCGACGTGGGACAAGGGCTCTTCTTCGCCGGCAACAAGCACGTGGCGATTCAGGTCGTCGCGAGCCCGAAGGAGCAATCCATCATCACCACGAAACCGGAGGAAGTGGCTGCCATGCTCACCTACAGGCGCGAAGAGAAAGATCGCCAGAAGAAACCGCTCATCCCGGAGACGATTCAGCCCGTGATGCCAACAACGGAGGGCACCATTGATATTTCACAGTCGGCCCCGGCTGCCGAAACACCACAGACAGAAGCCAAGGCACCTGCAGAGGAACAGCCGGCCGGTACACCCACCGCTCCGACCTCCGAACCAGTTATGCCTCCGGCTGAGGAGAAGAAGCCGGAGCCTCCTCCTGCTCAACCACCTTCCAGCGCACCTCAGGCCTGA
- a CDS encoding phosphoesterase RecJ domain-containing protein, producing MSILLKEAEQMRSLLAGAKRILCICHRNPDGDAAGALLGSGLLFESLWSQKSVSFHCIDGLPAMLSFLPAAARIQEAPQTRAGDILVFFDCAEPKLTDMHLTHPHLFDGTTPSIVIDHHPGNTRFGSLNIVDPSAASSCEMVVDIADHLGWELTGDIATCLLTGVYTDTGGLLHSNTTPAVYRTVARLLRAGARRQQVVQAVFRTAQVSTLRLWGRVLENIEITEEGGAISAIRESDFRATGADYSELTGAIDYVNAVPGMRFSMVLSERGGAVKGSLRTLRDDVDVAAMAETFSGGGHRRAAGFSVPGALRPEVRWKVVEQEEAPASSPQPEA from the coding sequence ATGTCCATCCTTCTCAAGGAAGCCGAGCAGATGCGTTCCCTCCTGGCCGGGGCTAAGAGGATCCTCTGCATCTGCCATCGCAATCCCGACGGTGATGCGGCGGGGGCTCTGCTCGGGAGCGGGCTCCTCTTCGAATCTCTCTGGTCGCAGAAGAGCGTTTCGTTCCACTGCATCGACGGTTTGCCCGCCATGCTCTCGTTCCTTCCGGCTGCCGCGCGCATACAGGAGGCTCCGCAGACGCGTGCAGGGGATATCCTCGTATTCTTCGACTGTGCCGAGCCCAAGCTTACGGACATGCATCTCACGCATCCCCACCTCTTCGACGGAACCACGCCCTCCATCGTCATCGATCACCACCCGGGCAATACCCGCTTCGGCTCGCTGAACATCGTGGATCCTTCGGCTGCTTCCTCCTGCGAGATGGTGGTGGATATCGCCGATCACCTGGGCTGGGAGCTCACGGGGGATATCGCCACCTGCCTGCTCACGGGCGTCTACACCGATACGGGAGGTCTTCTGCACAGCAACACCACGCCGGCGGTGTACCGCACGGTCGCGCGGCTGCTGCGTGCGGGGGCGCGGCGGCAGCAAGTCGTGCAGGCGGTGTTCCGCACGGCGCAGGTTTCGACGCTGCGTCTGTGGGGACGCGTGCTCGAAAACATCGAGATCACGGAAGAGGGCGGAGCGATCTCGGCAATACGCGAATCCGATTTCCGCGCCACCGGCGCCGACTACTCCGAGCTCACAGGGGCGATCGATTACGTGAATGCGGTGCCCGGCATGCGCTTCTCGATGGTGCTCTCGGAGCGTGGGGGCGCAGTGAAGGGGTCGCTCAGAACACTCCGGGACGATGTGGATGTCGCGGCCATGGCAGAAACCTTCAGCGGCGGCGGGCATCGCCGGGCTGCGGGGTTCTCAGTTCCGGGCGCGCTCAGGCCTGAGGTGCGCTGGAAGGTGGTTGAGCAGGAGGAGGCTCCGGCTTCTTCTCCTCAGCCGGAGGCATAA